Proteins from a genomic interval of bacterium YEK0313:
- the yedK_2 gene encoding Putative SOS response-associated peptidase YedK, producing the protein MCGRFSQAYSWEEVVAFSQPLTVPADRPNLRARYNIAPTTEIDIIVRLEDGSRQMRKARWGLIPEWWRKPLKELPSTINARAESVDERAMFRKAFVRRRCIIPASGFFEWTGKAGAKVPHYISASDGGLLGFAGLWEVGQNDEGEKIVTATIIVRKANQFMQRIHDRMPCMLHPRDFEAWLSGKGGKDLLDEPPPDLREWIVSQRVNKSGVGDDDPATIAPVK; encoded by the coding sequence ATGTGCGGACGATTTAGCCAGGCCTACAGCTGGGAGGAGGTGGTGGCGTTCAGCCAGCCGCTGACCGTACCCGCCGATCGGCCCAATCTGCGGGCGCGCTACAATATCGCCCCCACAACCGAAATCGACATCATCGTGCGGCTGGAGGATGGCAGCCGGCAGATGAGGAAGGCCCGCTGGGGCCTTATTCCGGAATGGTGGCGCAAGCCGCTGAAGGAACTTCCTTCCACGATCAACGCGCGCGCCGAGTCGGTCGACGAGCGGGCGATGTTCCGCAAAGCCTTCGTCAGGCGCCGCTGCATCATCCCGGCGAGTGGATTCTTCGAATGGACTGGCAAGGCCGGGGCAAAGGTTCCGCACTACATCTCGGCGAGCGATGGCGGGCTGTTGGGCTTTGCGGGCTTGTGGGAGGTGGGGCAGAATGATGAGGGCGAGAAGATCGTCACGGCGACGATCATCGTCCGCAAAGCCAACCAGTTCATGCAGCGCATTCATGACAGGATGCCCTGCATGTTGCATCCGCGCGACTTCGAGGCGTGGCTATCTGGCAAGGGCGGGAAGGACTTGCTCGACGAGCCGCCGCCAGATCTGCGCGAATGGATCGTGTCGCAGCGGGTCAACAAGTCCGGGGTCGGCGACGACGATCCGGCGACGATCGCGCCCGTCAAGTGA